CCAGCTGGGCGGGATCGAAAGCTTGCCGACCAGGGTGCCGGCGTTCCCCATGCCAGCGGTCGGGCTGATCGCGCTGTACAGGGTGCCGCGTCCGAAGCCCAACGCCCCGAGCCCGGCGCCGAGCGCGTCTTTGGGCAACGCACCGTATGCGATGGGCGGCGCGAACTTCAGCCACTGCGACACCGGGAAGTTAACCAACAGTCCGATGTCGTTGAACTGCGTGGTCAGGCCCAACGGCACCTTCACGGCGTTGTACATCGCCGTGTAGAAGCTCGCCCCGCCGGGGACGGTGTTGAAGAGATCCGTCATGAAAGTCTGGTAGAGGTAGGCCAGGTTCGCCGCTCCGGAGAAGGGCCCGCTGTAGGGCAGCGTGGTCGTCCCTGCCGCCGCGGCATTCGCCACGTTGGCCGCGGGGGTGCTGGCGGCCGACGTCACCGCCGCCGCTTGCATCGGTTCGGCCGCCTCGTTGGTGGTCTGGGGCGCCGGGCTGAATTCGGTCAGTTTGTTGGAGGCGGTCGCCGAGGAGGCGAAGTAGGTGTCCATCGCCGTGGCGTCCTGCGCCCAGAACTCACCGTATTGGGCCTCGTTCGCGGCGATCGCCGAGGTGTTCTGCCCGAAGAGGTTCGTCGCCATTAATTGCGCCAGCAGCGCACGGTTTTCCGCGATCACCGCCGGCGGCACGTGTGCGGCGAACGCCGCCTCGTACGCGGTCGCCGCCTCGGTCGCCTGGGTTGCGGATTCCGCTGCGTAGACGGCGGTTTGCTGCATCCAGGCCACATACGGGGCGGCCGCGGATGCCATGGCGACCGAGGACGGCCCGACCCAGGGCCCGGAGGTCAGGCTCGAGAGCACTGACGAATAAGACGCCGCCGCGGACTGCAATTCGGTGGCCAAACTCTGCCAGGCCGTCGCCGCGGCCACCAGCGATCCGGCGCCCGGACCGCTGTACATCCGGCCCGAGTTGAACTCCGGCGGAAAGGCTCCATAAAACATCCCTGCTACCCCCTACCTCGGTGTTCGGACGGAAGGGCTTGGCTGCCAAGCGGTTTGGTCATCGTGGTCATTCCTCGATGCACGGGATCACGATGATGGTTGCCGCGGCGGGATCGGCCTCCGCGGCAACCCCGCCCAGCGCGCCCACCGTCGAGGCGGCGCCGCCGACCGGACGGGCCGCCGCGGCGGTGACGGCGCGGCCGGCCAAGCTGGACAGGGCCATCTGGCTGAACACGCCCTCCTCGCCGGCCAGCGCGGCGGGCGCCGCCGCCACGTTGGCCGGCAACACCTGGGCGACCGTTCGGAGCGCCGGGGCGGCGTCCGTCCAGCCCTGGGGCACCGACATGCTGCCGACCAGAGCGGCTTTGCCCATCGACCCCGACGCCTGCCCCGCCCCGACCGCGGAGCTGAGCATGGGCTTGACGGCGCTGGTGCCGCTGGTCAAGGGGGCCAGCGCGCCCGAAATGGCTTTCGGTCCAGCCAGATAGGCGGCGGCGGCCTGCCCGTTCTGCCCCCACGCGTAGGCCTGGCCGAACGACAAGAAGGGCCCGCCGGGGATGGTGGTCCACGACTGCGGCGAGTACACCCCCGTCACGACCGACCAAAACTCGTTCCAGTTGGTGATGAAACTCGGCGTCGTCAGCTCGGTCGAGGTGGCTCCCGTCGAGGTGCCGTTG
The sequence above is drawn from the Mycobacterium marseillense genome and encodes:
- a CDS encoding PPE family protein; the encoded protein is MFYGAFPPEFNSGRMYSGPGAGSLVAAATAWQSLATELQSAAASYSSVLSSLTSGPWVGPSSVAMASAAAPYVAWMQQTAVYAAESATQATEAATAYEAAFAAHVPPAVIAENRALLAQLMATNLFGQNTSAIAANEAQYGEFWAQDATAMDTYFASSATASNKLTEFSPAPQTTNEAAEPMQAAAVTSAASTPAANVANAAAAGTTTLPYSGPFSGAANLAYLYQTFMTDLFNTVPGGASFYTAMYNAVKVPLGLTTQFNDIGLLVNFPVSQWLKFAPPIAYGALPKDALGAGLGALGFGRGTLYSAISPTAGMGNAGTLVGKLSIPPSWATATPSVRTVAAALSAAGSEAVPAAALGEGSLFSSMGLAGMLGSALGSGGPTVVRGGVRNRMAAIKDVKDKQSPEQLKRLVAQISEKPESVQHHNVDQENLDALLEQLAKKPGIHAVHLKKPGKSAILPTEAQLG